The Parafrankia irregularis nucleotide sequence CGTCTCGCTGCGCTGCGCGACGTCGAGCACGGTGAGCGTGCCCGTCGCGTTGACGTGGTGGGTGGCCAGCGGGTCGAGCAGCGATCTCTCGACGGACGGCCGCTCCGCCAGGTGCACGATGCTGGCGGCCCCGGTGCAGGCCTCCTCCATGAGCTCCCGGTCGGTGACGCTGCCCAGGACGAGCTTCACCGACAGCCCGGTCAGGTTCGACCGGGCACCGGTGCTCAGGTCGTCAACGACGACCACCTCGCAGCCGCGGGCGAGCAGCGCCCTGGTCAGGTGGGCGCCGATGAAGCCGGCACCGCCGGTCACCACGACCCTCACCGAGCCCGCCCCACCGGTTCCACGCGTCCCACCTGCATCGTCCGGATCACTCCCTGCGAAGCGCCTGGGCCCTGAGGTCAACCAGCCCCGCGCATATCTGGACACCATAAGAAGTCGACCGAACACTCATAGTAGTAGCGCGGCGGCACCATTCCCGAGAAGCGCATCCCGACCGGCCCGACACGTCCACCCGATGCGCACGAACGGCATCTTCACTCGCACTTTGACTACTCAGAGTGTCCGATTGAACGAGAGCGGTCATCGCTCTACGGTCGCCCCGTGTCCGACGACCGACGCCAGCTCGTCATCGTGGGAGCCGGCGGTCACGGCCGCGAGCTCCTGGACCTCGTCGAGGCGATCAACGCCGCCGCCGCCGAGGATGTCTACCGCTTCCTGGGGTTTCTCGACGACGGCGAGGTCGACCCCGACCCACTCGCGCGGCGCGGAACCGCGGTGCTCGGCGGGCTCGACCTGCTGACCCGGCTGGAGGCCGACTACCTGATCGGTGTCGCCGCCGGTGCGTCGCGCGCACGCATCGACCGCTACGCGAGCGCCTGTGGCCGCCGCCCGGCGACCCTCGTCCACCCCCGTGCCTACCTCGGCGGCGACGTCAAGCTCGGGCCCGGAACCATCGTCTGCGCGCTCGCCAGCCTCACGACCAACATCGAGACCGGCCGGCACGTGGTCGTCGACATCGGCGCCGGGGTGGCCCACGACTGCCGCCTCGGCGACTACACGACCGTCGCCTCGGGCGCCCGTCTCGGTGGCGCGGTCGAGGTGGCCCCCGAAGCATGGGTCGGCATGCAGGCGAGTGTCGTGCGCGGCACCCGGATCGGTGCCGGCGCGGTCGTCGGCGCGGGCGCCGTCGTCACCGAGGACGTACGGCCGGGGCTCGTCGTGGCCGGCGTCCCGGCGCGCCCCATCGACGCGTCGGACGGCCGCGTCTCCGAAGCGCGCCCCCCGATCGTCTCGCCGCGAAAGCCCGAACCCGAGCCGGGCGCCCCACGGGCCGACCTGTAGGGCCTGTTCCCTCCCACAGGCCAGGGTCAGGCCTGCCACGAGGCCAGAACGGCGACGAGAATGGCTCTATGATCAACGGGTGCATCGGTGGTTCGATCTCGCAGGCGCCGACAACACCCGTGACCTCGGCGGGATGCCGACATCCAGTGGCAGGCTGACCCGCCGCGGTGTGCTCCTGCGCAGCGACACGCTGCAGGAGCTCACCCCGGCGGATGTGGTGCGGCTGCGCCAGACCTTCGGCCTGCGCACCGTTCTCGACCTGCGGGCCGAGGAGGAGGTGGCGCACGAGGGGCGCGGGCCGTTGGAGTTCGAGAGCGTCGTCTACCACCACCTTTCGTTCCTGCCGGGCCAGTGGGTGATGCCGGGCGACCCGCGGCACGCGGCCATCGTCGTGGATCTCGACTCGGCCGCTCGGGTCGAGCGCTACCTGGGCTACCTGCGGCTGGCCGGGGACGCCGCGGCACGCGCCGTCCGCCTGCTCGCCCAGCCGACGACCGGGCCGGCGCTGTTCCACTGCGCGGCGGGCAAGGACCGCACGGGCGTGCTGGCCGCGCTCGTGCTCGACATCGTCGGGGTCGACCGGGAATCGATCATCAGCGACTACACGCTGACCAACGAACGGATCGCGCTGGTCGACGCGCGGCTGGCGCGACGCCCCTCCTACCGCCGGACCGACAACGCGATCACGGTGGACAGTCTGAGCTGCCGACCGGAGGTGATGCGCGGCTTCCTCGAAGCCGTCGACCGGATCTGGGGCGGGCCGACGGCATGGGCGCTGCACGCCGGGGTCACCGAGGCCGACCTGCACTCGCTGCGGACCCGCCTTGTCGAGTGAGGGTGTCGTTCCGCCGCGTCGACGCCGGCCGGCGCGACAGGTGCCGGCGCGATGCACGCAAGGCAGACGTGCGCAGGGCAGACGTGCGCCGGGCAGACGTGCGCCGAGCCGCCTGCTGCCGTGCCACGGCTGTAACCCGAAAGTTCCCGACCACACGGACACATCGCCGAGGCGGAACCGACAATGAGGGGCATGATCCGGCGCGCACCTGCCCCCGCGGTTCTGATCACCATCATCGTGATCTCCCTGCTCTCGGGCTGCAGCCACATCTTCGACCGGTCCTTCGAGGACGTGCCCGCCGACCTCGTTCCGGTTTTCCAGGCCGCCGCCGCCACCTACGGAGTGCTGACGGCGGCCCAGCTCGCCGCCCAGGCCAGGGTGGAGAGCAGCTTCGACCCGCGGGCCGTGTCGCACGCCGGCGCCCGCGGAATGATGCAGTTCCTGCCCACGACCTGGGCGCAGTTCGGCGTCGACGGCAGCGGCGACGGGCTGGCCGATCCGCTGGAACCACGGGACGCGATCCCGTCCGCCGCGAACTACGAGGCCCACCTCGCCGAGTCCCTGGCAGATCTTCCCGGCGACCGCATCTCGCTGATCCTCGCCGCCTACAACGCCGGCCCGGTCGCCGTCCGCACCGCTGGGGGCATCCCGGACTTCGACGAGACCCGGGCCTACGTCGCACGGGTGCATGACTGGGCAGCCACTTACTCCGACCAGCTCTGACGGCATGTCATCCTGGATGTCGTGGCGGTCGACAAGGCAGGCGAGGTAGGCGAGGCGTCCCCGGGCAGCAGGCTCGGCCCGGCCGCCGCACTCGACCGCGCCCCGTCCGCAGGTGTGCGGGCCGACGAACCCCTGGCGGAGCCGCCACTGCTGCCGCCGTCGCTCTCCCCCGCGACTTCTGCGTCCTTCTCCTCGTCCACCCCGGTGTCGTCCACCGCGGGCCCTGGTCACGTGACCACACCGGCCTGGCAACCCGACAGCGACGCCGACGGCGGTGACGGCAGCAGCGCGGCGAGCGGCGAGCGGCGAGCGGCGGGCGCCTCCGGCGGCGGGCCGGCGCACGCCCGTGGGACGACCGACGAGGTGATCCGCCGGGTCGAGCGGGCCAGCGGGCATCTCGCGGCCCGGGCCGCGGCCCGGATGACCGAGGTGCTTCCCTGGTATCCGGGGATGTCCGCGCGCCACCGCGCTGACATCCAGCTGGTCGTGCAGGCCGGGATCTCCTCCTTCGTGGCCTGGTGCCGGCGCCCCGAGCATGCCCGGGAACTGTCCGGCGACGTCTTCCGGGTGGCGCCCCGCGAGCTGGTCCGCGCGGTCACCTTCCGCCGCCTCGTGGACCTGGTGCGGGTCGCCGTCGAGGCGATCGAGGTGGAGGTACCCGCCCTCGCCGGGCCGGAGCACGAGCAGTACCTGCTTGCGGACGTCCTGCGCTACTCCAGGGACATCGCCTTCGCCGGCGCGGTGGTCTACGCGCGGGCCGCCGAGGAACGCGGGGCCTGGGACGCACGGCTCGAGGCCCTGGTCGTCGACCAGGTCGTGCGCGGCGATGTCGACCGCAGCCTGCCGTCCCGGGCCGCGGCGGTCGGCTGGCGCAACCCACCGGCGGTCACCGTCGTGGTCGGTCCGGCACCGCCGACGTCCCCGGAGGCCGCGGTGGACGAGGTCCACCGGCGAGCGCGGGCCGCCGGGCTCGAAGTGCTCGCCGGTGTGCACCACAACCGGCTCGTGATGGTGGTCGGCGGGGCCTTCGGCCCGGCCGGCGGGGATTCCCACGCCGCCTCCGCCGCGGCGGGCGGTACCGGAGCCGGCCCGGCGGACGGCGCAGCCGGTGGCTCGGGCACCTCGGGCGCCTCGGGTGGTGGCGCCGGCCACGGCGGCGCCGAGACCGCACTCGACGCCGGCCGGGCCCTGCTGCCGTCGTGCGGCCCCGGCCCGGTGGTGGTCGGGCCGATCGCCGCGGATCTCACCGGAGCCCCGGACTGCGCCCGCGCGGCGCTCGCCGCCGCGGATGTCGTCGGCGCCTGGCCCGCCGCGCCGCGCCCGGTCTCGGCGAGCGCGTTGCTGCCCGAGCTGGCCCTGGCCGGCGATCCGGAGGCGCGCCAGAGCCTCATCCGAAAGGTGTATCTGCCGCTACAAAACGCCGGCAGCCCGCTGTTGGAGACCGCCGGCGCATACCTCGACTACGGCGCGTCGCTGGAGGCGACCGCCCGGGCCCTCTACCTTCACCCCAACACGGTGCGTTACCGACTACGCAAGGCCGCGGATCTCTGCGGGCTCGACCCGGCCGATCACCGGGAGCGATTCGTCCTGCACATCGCCCTTGTTCTCGGCCGTCTCGACGGTGCGCAACCTACAGATCGCCCCGGACCACGACCCCGTCCGTGACCGCCCCAACCGGCTGGCGCCGGCGGTGCGACAACGGTCACAGCAAGCAGATTTACTGCCGGGTCACCGCATTACAACCAGGTGACCCGCACCAGGACTAACGTACCGTCGGCGCCGGCCCTTTGTAGGGCATCCACAATGAGCTGACGAGACATCGGTGACTCGTCACCAGCGACAACGACCGGCCACACGGGGTTAGGTGGATACGTGCTCGCGATCCTCGCACCGGGACAGGGTGCTCAGACGCCTGGACAGCTACGTCCATGGCTGGAGCTCGACGGCGTCGAGTCCCGGCTCCGCTGGTACTCCACCGCGGCCGGGCTGGACCTCATCGACCTCGGCTGCGAAGCAGACGCGGACACCATCAGGGACACCGCCGTCGCCCAGCCACTGATCGTCGCGAACGGCCTGCTGGCCGCCGAGCGGCTCGGCCTGCTGCCGGCATCGCCGGCCATCGCCGCCGGCGGGCAGGCGCTGGTCGCCGGGCACAGCGTCGGCGAGATCACCGCCGCCGCGATCGCCGGGTCCCTCACCCCGGAGGCCGCCCTGCTCTTCGTCGGGCTGCGTGGCCGCGCGATGGCCGAGGCCTCGGCGCGGACGCCGACCGGCATGACCGCGCTGCTCGGCGGTGACCCGGAGGAGATCGCCACCGCGGTGGAGGCGCTGGGCCTGACCGCCGCGAACCGCAACGGCGCCGGGCAGATCGTCGCCGCCGGCACCCTGGCGGATCTCACCCGGCTTGCCGACACCCCGCCCCCCGGAGCGAAGCTGCGTCCGCTGTCAGTCGCCGGCGCGT carries:
- a CDS encoding NeuD/PglB/VioB family sugar acetyltransferase translates to MSDDRRQLVIVGAGGHGRELLDLVEAINAAAAEDVYRFLGFLDDGEVDPDPLARRGTAVLGGLDLLTRLEADYLIGVAAGASRARIDRYASACGRRPATLVHPRAYLGGDVKLGPGTIVCALASLTTNIETGRHVVVDIGAGVAHDCRLGDYTTVASGARLGGAVEVAPEAWVGMQASVVRGTRIGAGAVVGAGAVVTEDVRPGLVVAGVPARPIDASDGRVSEARPPIVSPRKPEPEPGAPRADL
- a CDS encoding PucR family transcriptional regulator; this encodes MAVDKAGEVGEASPGSRLGPAAALDRAPSAGVRADEPLAEPPLLPPSLSPATSASFSSSTPVSSTAGPGHVTTPAWQPDSDADGGDGSSAASGERRAAGASGGGPAHARGTTDEVIRRVERASGHLAARAAARMTEVLPWYPGMSARHRADIQLVVQAGISSFVAWCRRPEHARELSGDVFRVAPRELVRAVTFRRLVDLVRVAVEAIEVEVPALAGPEHEQYLLADVLRYSRDIAFAGAVVYARAAEERGAWDARLEALVVDQVVRGDVDRSLPSRAAAVGWRNPPAVTVVVGPAPPTSPEAAVDEVHRRARAAGLEVLAGVHHNRLVMVVGGAFGPAGGDSHAASAAAGGTGAGPADGAAGGSGTSGASGGGAGHGGAETALDAGRALLPSCGPGPVVVGPIAADLTGAPDCARAALAAADVVGAWPAAPRPVSASALLPELALAGDPEARQSLIRKVYLPLQNAGSPLLETAGAYLDYGASLEATARALYLHPNTVRYRLRKAADLCGLDPADHRERFVLHIALVLGRLDGAQPTDRPGPRPRP
- a CDS encoding tyrosine-protein phosphatase, yielding MHRWFDLAGADNTRDLGGMPTSSGRLTRRGVLLRSDTLQELTPADVVRLRQTFGLRTVLDLRAEEEVAHEGRGPLEFESVVYHHLSFLPGQWVMPGDPRHAAIVVDLDSAARVERYLGYLRLAGDAAARAVRLLAQPTTGPALFHCAAGKDRTGVLAALVLDIVGVDRESIISDYTLTNERIALVDARLARRPSYRRTDNAITVDSLSCRPEVMRGFLEAVDRIWGGPTAWALHAGVTEADLHSLRTRLVE
- a CDS encoding lytic transglycosylase domain-containing protein, translated to MIRRAPAPAVLITIIVISLLSGCSHIFDRSFEDVPADLVPVFQAAAATYGVLTAAQLAAQARVESSFDPRAVSHAGARGMMQFLPTTWAQFGVDGSGDGLADPLEPRDAIPSAANYEAHLAESLADLPGDRISLILAAYNAGPVAVRTAGGIPDFDETRAYVARVHDWAATYSDQL
- a CDS encoding ACP S-malonyltransferase: MLAILAPGQGAQTPGQLRPWLELDGVESRLRWYSTAAGLDLIDLGCEADADTIRDTAVAQPLIVANGLLAAERLGLLPASPAIAAGGQALVAGHSVGEITAAAIAGSLTPEAALLFVGLRGRAMAEASARTPTGMTALLGGDPEEIATAVEALGLTAANRNGAGQIVAAGTLADLTRLADTPPPGAKLRPLSVAGAFHTQHMAPARDALRAVAPGIQPGTPALGQLSNADGALVHDGADLVARLVTQVAAPVRWDLCLAAMREAGVTAVIELPPAGTLAGIARRELRGAKIVAVKTPADLDAARELVAEHLPAAAAVPAQAAPLVGASS